In the genome of Dioscorea cayenensis subsp. rotundata cultivar TDr96_F1 chromosome 1, TDr96_F1_v2_PseudoChromosome.rev07_lg8_w22 25.fasta, whole genome shotgun sequence, one region contains:
- the LOC120262018 gene encoding LOW QUALITY PROTEIN: auxin-responsive protein SAUR50 (The sequence of the model RefSeq protein was modified relative to this genomic sequence to represent the inferred CDS: deleted 1 base in 1 codon) — MSGGIGKCSKIRHIVRLRQMLRRWRRRAAGEYWPSDVPAGHVVVCVGSSRRRFVVRAAHLNHPVFRRLLAQAEEEYGFAHAGPLTIPCDESLFEEILRHIASPSSRFACLEDLQKCGCCHAGLRPAWHAESLPLLGAFAEKPVW; from the exons atgtccGGCGGAATCGGAAAATGCAGCAAGATCCGGCACATCGTGAGGCTCCGGCAGATGCTCCGAAGGTGGAGACGAAGGGCGGCGGGGGAGTACTGGCCATCGGATGTACCGGCGGGGCATGTGGTGGTGTGTGTGGGGAGTAGCCGTCGGAGATTCGTTGTTCGTGCGGCTCATCTCAACCACCCGGTGTTCCGTCGACTCCTCGCCCAGGCTGAGGAGGAGTACGGCTTCGCGCATGCCGGACCTCTCAccatcccttgcgatgagtctCTC TTCGAGGAGATCCTCCGTCACATCGCCTCCCCGTCGTCGCGGTTCGCCTGCTTGGAAGATCTCCAGAAGTGCGGGTGTTGCCATGCTGGCCTTCGACCCGCTTGGCATGCGGAGTCGCTGCCGCTCCTCGGTGCCTTCGCCGAGAAGCCAGTCTGGTGA
- the LOC120260705 gene encoding U3 small nucleolar ribonucleoprotein protein IMP3 produces the protein MRKLKYHEKKLLKKVNFLEYKREGGHREAFVTRRYMLTERDDYKKYATICRMAQKLVNILKQLDPRDPHRIEMTDNLLEKLYNMGVISTKKSLAKCEKLSVSSFCRRRLASVLVYLKFAGHLKEAVTYIEQGHVRVGPDTITDPAFLVTRNMEDFVTWVDSSKIKRKVDVYNEKLDDYDAMN, from the exons ATGAGGAAGCTGAAGTATCATGAGAAGAAGCTCCTGAAAAAGGTGAACTTTCTTGAGTACAAACGGGAGGGTGGTCATCGCGAGGCGTTCGTCACTCGTCGTTACATGCTCACAGAGCGAGATGATTACAAGAA GTATGCGACTATTTGCCGGATGGCTCAGAAGCTTGTGAATATCTTGAAGCAGTTGGATCCCAGAGACCCTCACCGCATTGAGATGACTGATAACTTGCTGGAAAAACT TTACAATATGGGTGTCATCTCAACCAAAAAGAGCTTGGCCAAGTGTGAAAAACTTTCAGTGAGCTCATTCTGCAG GCGCAGATTGGCGTCTGTTCTTGTCTACTTGAAGTTTGCAGGGCATCTAAAGGAGGCAGTTACTTATATTGAACAAGGCCATGTACGCGTCGGGCCGGACACAATCACAGACCCGGCATTCCTGGTAACAAGGAACATGGAGGACTTCGTCACCTGGGTAGattcttcaaaaataaagaggaaGGTGGATGTATATAATGAGAAACTTGACGACTATGATGCGATGAACTAG
- the LOC120260713 gene encoding auxin-responsive protein SAUR50-like has protein sequence MTLMKKSPKLPQATALKQMLKRCSSLGRRSQGMDDESNGLPGDVPKGHFAVYVGEKRSRYIVPISLLSHPQFQSLLQRAEEEFGFDHDMGLTIPCEELFFFRSLTSMLQ, from the coding sequence ATGACCCTAATGAAGAAGTCCCCCAAGCTCCCTCAAGCCACAGCACTGAAGCAAATGCTAAAGAGGTGCTCAAGCTTGGGGAGAAGATCACAAGGGATGGATGATGAGTCCAATGGACTACCTGGAGATGTCCCAAAGGGACACTTTGCAGTGTATGTTGGAGAGAAACGTAGCCGTTATATAGTTCCTATTTCTCTCTTATCTCATCCTCAGTTCCAGTCTCTTCTTCAAAGGGCTGAAGAAGAGTTTGGTTTTGACCATGATATGGGTCTAACTATCCCTTGTGAGGAGCTCTTCTTCTTCCGTTCtctcacttcaatgcttcaatgA